The Phaenicophaeus curvirostris isolate KB17595 unplaced genomic scaffold, BPBGC_Pcur_1.0 scaffold_68, whole genome shotgun sequence region GTCAGCGGACGGCAGTGACGTCGCACGCCCAGGCTCTAGaaggctgtgttacgtatcaataaacgccatttgccgtccaccacattggtgtctgtgagctCATGGGCCGAGTGGCCTGGGGTTGGTCACCGtgccgttcctgaaccaggtcgccacggCTCCGGAGGCAACGTCCCCCGAAGGCGGGGgtggtgccgaaacccgggaGCCGGGAAGGAGCTCCGGGAATCGGGAAGTCGCTTGGAATCGGGTGAACGGCGGCCGGGGCGGCTGGGCCAGCCCGGCGGGGAGGACGCTCCCGGACCCGCAAGGAGGACGGAAGCCCTTGTGAAGGTCGTATCGCAATTATATAAGACAGAGTGTAAGCgtaaagattttattctcgccGTTGCGAGGCTTTTAGAGCTTGGGGTCATTGACCAGCCGGGggatattctccaccccgagGTGCGGGATGAAGGCACCAGAGCGTCAGCCGAGGGGGCGATGTCCTCGGGTTGTGGGAGAAGCCTTAAGTCGTGGGGGAGAGTCGTGCAGGCCCTGCAGGAGGCCAcgcaggagcaggagacctggGGGGCAGCCAGGTGTTGCCTTCGGGGGGCGTTGCCGCTGCAACGTGTCgggccagcgctgccacccccagtgccacaactgccactgaccccccagagaggccaccacggccaccggagagcccggagacaccacccggagagctggagatgccaccacggccaccggagagcccggagacaccacccggagagctggagatgccaccatgggcacccagaagctgttggtggCTGTAGagaagctgttggtggccccagagaacatattggtggccctagaggagctggagaagctgctggtagcaccaagaacctgttggtggccccagaggagctgctggtggccccagaggagctgctggtggccccggagacgctgttggtggccccagaggagctgctggtgtccccggagacgctgttggtggccccggagacgctgctggtgtccccggagacgctgttggtggccacagaggagctgttggtggccccagaggagctgctggtgtccccggagacgctgttggtggccccagaggagctgctggtgtccccagaGACGCTGTTGGtcgccccagaggagctgctgttggccccggaggagctgctggtgtccccggagacgctgttggtggccccagaggagctgctggtggccccagaggagctgctggtggccccaaagATGCTgatggtggccccagagacgctgatggtggccctggagaagctactggtgatactggaggagctgctggtggccccggagaagctgctggtgaccccagaggagctactggtgacactggaggagctgctggtgaccccggaggagctgctggtgacactggaggagcagctggtggccccggagaagctgctggtggccctggagaagctactggtgaccctggaggagctgctggtggccccggtggagctactggtgacactggaggagctgctggtggccccgtgacggggtcggtggctccggaggcgaccaataaacccaccgtgtgcagcacagaaCGCGCCCCacggatctcaccccatggatcccaccccccggctcagaccccacggatccctccagctcctcaacctcctccctggaacgaatcctttatttccaccccgcgatggagctcggggctccctctatgggacctggttggggggggggatcccccacattttccaaccccccttttttttttattatttaatttctacttggggggccgataaatcatcttgcggctcttcatcaccgaccacttgtgccgcttcaggtaataggagaggggggccaggagagccccgagaagcagcatctgggggggtaggaaggaaaaaaagggggttcaggaggggcccgaggtggggggggggaaggggatgggtcggagccccccgaaaaacctttaatcccattcgcttgcggtgatcgtgctcgggctcggccgcccagcgcaggaaggtgcagaCGTCCTTGGCGATCTGAGACATGGTGGCGGGGGTCCCTGCGGGGAAAAAGGGGAGTCAGGGTGACAAAGAGCCCCAAAAGAAGCTCGAAATGGGGAAAATCGGCCCCTAAAAACCCCTAAAAAGGACAAAggacccctaaaaacccacctcaaTATAACGAAGGAACCCTAAAAACCCTCCTAAATGCAGCAAATGCCCCCtgaaaacccacctaaatagaACAAATGCCCCTAAAAACGCACCTCAATATAACAAAAGCGCCCTAAAAACCCTCCTAAATAGAACAAATGACTCCTAAAAGccctaaaaacccacttaaATACAACAAAGGACCCCTAAAAACCCTCCTAAATACATGAAATGCCCCctaaaaccccaaaaacccacctgAATACAAGaaatgccccctaaaaacccTCCTCAATACAAGAAatgacccctaaaccccctaaaaacccacttaaatacaacaaaggacccctaaaaacccacctaaatatcAAAAATGACCCCTAAAAACCCTcataaatacaagaaatgacccctaaaccccctaaaaacccacttaaatacaacaaaggaccctaaaaacccacctaaatagaACAAATGACTCCtaaaacccctaaaaacccacttgAATAGGACAAATGACCCCTAAAAACGCCTAAAAATCCACCTAAATAGGacaaatgccccctaaaacccctaaaaacccacctaaatacaccaaatgccccctaaaacccctaaaaatccacctaaatacaccaaatgccccctaaaaccCCTAGAAATCCAcctaaatacaccaaatgccccctaaaacccctaaaaatccacctaaatacaacaaatgccccctaaaaccccacctaaatacaacaaatgccCCTAAAACCCCacctaaatacaacaaatgccccccaaaaaccctaaaaacccacctaaatatatcaaatgccccctaaaaacccataaaaacccacctaaatacaccaaatgcCCCTAAAACCcacctgaaaacaaaaaatgacccctaaatacactaaaaacccacagaaatacAACAAAGGACCCCTAAAACCCCTAAAAATCCACCTAAATACGACAAATGACTCCTAAACCCCCTAAAACCCACTTAAATACAACAAAggacccctaaaaacccacctaaatacaagaaatgacCCCTAAATACACTAAAACCCCACTTAACTACAACAAATGCCCCCTAAGACCCCTAAAACCCCTcctaaatacaccaaatgcccctaaaaacccacctaaataagACAAATGCCCCTAAGAaaccctaaaaacccacctaaatgcAACAAATGCCCCAAAACCCCACCTAAATACAAAAAATGACTCCTAAATAAACTAAAAACCCACTTAAACACACCAAATGTCCCCTAAAACCCCACCTAAATACAACAAAGGACCCTTAAAAAACCCTTgaaacccacctaaatacaccaaatgcccctaaaaacccacctaaatacaccaaatgcccccccaaacccacctaaatacaccaaatgcccctaaaaaaccctaaaaaccaCTCTAAATACACCAAATGCTCCCTAAAATCCCTcctaaatacaagaaatgacCCCTAAATACACTAAAAACCCACTTAAATATAAGAAATGCCCCCTAAAACGcttaaaaacccacctaaatacaccaaatgccccctaaaaaaCCACATAAATaccccaaatgccccctaaaaccCCACCTAAATACAACAAAGGTCCATAAAAACCCTCCTAAATGCAGCAAAGGACCCCTAAAAtccctaaaaacccacctaaataccccaaatgccccctaaaacccctaaaaacccacctaaataccccaaatgccccctaaaaccctaaaaacccacctaaataccccaaatgccccctaaaaacccataaaaacccacctaaataccccaaatgccccctaaaacccctaaaaacccacctaaataccccaaatgccccctaaaaacccctaaaaaccctcctaaataccccaaatgccccctaaaaaccctaaaaacccacctaaatacaccAAAGGACCCCTAAAaaccctaaaaacccacctaaatacaccAAAGGACCCCTAAAaaccctaaaaacccacctaaataccccaaatgccccctaaaaacccacctaaatacatcaaatacccccaaaccccacaattaaccccttaaaccccccaattaacccctgaaacgcccccgggaccccccaaaccccccaattaaccccttaaacgcccccgggaccccccaaaccccccaattaACCCATTAAACGCCCCcgagaccccccaaaccccccaattaACCCTCTAAACCCTCCAATTAACCCCTGAAACGCCCccgtgacccccccaaaccccccaattcACCCCTTAATCGCCTCCgtgaccccccaaaccacccaattaaccccttaaacACCCCTGTGACCCCCAATTAACCCTTTAAACGCCCGcgtgaccccccaaaccccccaattaATCCTctaaacaccccaattaaccccccaaacACGCGAATTAACCCCCTAATCACCACAATTaaccccttaaacacccccaaacaccaCAATTAACCCtttaaacacccccaaacacTCCTGTGACCCCCAAACACCCGAATTAACCCCctaaacaccccaattaaccccttaaacaccctcaaacaccccaattaaccccccaaacactcccaaacaccccaattaacccccaaacaccccaattaaccccctaaaaaccccaattaaccccccaaacacccaaattaaccccttaaacaccccaattaaccccccaaacACTCCTGTGACCCCCCAAACATCCCAATTAACCCCCAAACGCCCCAATTAACCTCTTAAACACCCCAAACGtcccaattaaccccccaaaccccccaattaaccccttcCACGCCCCCGTGACCCCCTTTTTTTTACCGTCCTCGAACTCGAGGACCTCGTTGTAGATGGGGGGGGCCATGCCGATGGCCTGGCCGGGGAAGTAGGGGTTGTAGTGGAGCCCTTCCCGCACGGAGACGCCGGCCGGGGGGTCGCAGTAGCCCGTCAGCAAGGAGAAGACGTAGTCCTCACCGCCGTGGCTGGAGGAGCCGGGGAGGAAGGGGTTAACGGGGCGGAAAAAGCcccttggagaacctcaacttgGAGCTCGGAAGCCTCCGGAGGTGCCTCAACCCCATGGATCCATCAAAACccccctctggaggtgcctccagctcatggatcgaggctcagaaccctctggaggtgcctccagcccatggatcaaggctcagaaccctctggaggtgcctccagctcatggatcaaggctcagaaccctctggaggtgcctccagcccatggatcaaggctcagaaccctctggaggtgcctccagctcacGGATCCacgctcagaaccctctggaggtgcctccagcccatggatcaaggctcagaaccctctggaggtgcctccagctcatggatcgaggctcagaaccctctggaggtgcctccagcccatggatcgaggctcagaaccctctggaagTGCCTCCAGCCCACGGATCTGTTGCCTTCGGGGGGTGTTCCCTCCGGAGccgtggcgacctggttcaggaacggcaCGGTGACCAACCCCAGGCCACTCGGTCCATGagctcacagacaccaatgtggtggacggcaaatggcgtttattgatacgtaacacagccttCTAGAGCCTGGGCGTGCGACGTCACTGCCGTCCGCTGACAGCATGAACTAATCCGCAATTGGCTACccggagggggtcctacctttccgtacatcgcgagatcCTCCCACCGCCGCGCCTTAGCTACCCACATTTGGtgccaccgggatgggtttaggtgacaccgggatgggttttgatgtcactgAGAAggttttggtgtcactgggatgggatttggtgtctagaagagggttttggtgccaccgggatggggtttggtgtcaccgggatggggtttgatgtcaccaggatggattttggtgtcgag contains the following coding sequences:
- the LOC138734161 gene encoding cytochrome c1, heme protein, mitochondrial-like, producing MWVAKARRWEDLAMGFFRPVNPFLPGSSSHGGEDYVFSLLTGYCDPPAGVSVREGLHYNPYFPGQAIGMAPPIYNEVLEFEDGTPATMSQIAKDVCTFLRWAAEPEHDHRKRMGLKMLLLGALLAPLSYYLKRHKWSVMKSRKMIYRPPK